One region of Gossypium raimondii isolate GPD5lz chromosome 6, ASM2569854v1, whole genome shotgun sequence genomic DNA includes:
- the LOC105773716 gene encoding uncharacterized protein LOC105773716 isoform X1, with the protein MRFKKGTKVEVLSKKEVPSGSWHCAEIISGNGHNYKVRYEAYSNAVDKTIVEMVSRKAVRPCPPALVVSDNWVPGDVVEVFDNFSWKMATILAILEKKYVLVRLLGSSLEFRVSKFDIRVRQSWQDNEWVVIGKGSGSCVDVKHGENSTLRCKQNSSSQFQNTIRRTNRHVRDECGPVNTKVNYRDSVIASSKTLKRGCYSQVEAHAAAGQKLRAVERNERLYRLVAANPSVLEQVDAVAFPRDMLGEKYVHSSLNDKTGLSEVHGDWRKPNGAVGCYFAETNDADSVTCSVGSCSVSSNNFCRLPHCVSTGPIEVVDGQCSDAESFCPRGDEGGNCLLPTKEELAALIHKIKLHAYRCTLEALHASGPLSWEQEALVTNLRLSLHISNDEHLMELRNLISSDSNIPIR; encoded by the exons ATGAGATTCAAGAAAGGGACCAAAGTAGAAGTCTTGAGCAAAAAGGAGGTGCCATCAGGCTCCTGGCATTGTGCTGAAATAATCAGTGGCAATGGCCACAACTATAAGGTTAGATATGAAGCCTATTCCAATGCTGTTGATAAGACAATTGTGGAGATGGTATCTAGGAAAGCTGTTAGACCTTGTCCTCCTGCATTAGTAGTTTCAGATAATTGGGTTCCTGGTGATGTTGTTGAGgtttttgacaatttttcttGGAAGATGGCAACAATTTTAGCGATTTTGGAGAAAAAGTATGTTTTGGTTAGGTTGCTTGGATCGTCTCTGGAGTTTAGGGTCAGTAAATTTGACATCCGTGTGAGACAATCATGGCAAGACAATGAGTGGGTTGTGATTGGAAAG GGTTCTGGTAGTTGTGTAGATGTTAAACATGGTGAAAATTCCACTCTTAGATGCAAGCAAAATTCTAGCTCCCAATTTCAAAATACCATTAGAAGGACAAATAGGCATGTCAGGGATGAATGTGGTCCTGTTAACACAAAGGTTAATTACCGAGATTCTGTTATTGCTTCCTCAAAGACTCTAAAGAGAGGATGCTACTCTCAGGTTGAAGCTCATGCTGCCGCTGGACAGAAGCTTAGAGCAGTTGAGAGAAATGAAAGATTGTATCGACTGGTTGCTGCAAATCCATCGGTTCTTGAACAGGTAGATGCCGTTGCTTTCCCAAGAGATATGTTGGGTGAAAAATACGTACATTCTTCTCTTAATGACAAAACTGGCTTGTCTGAAGTGCATGGAGACTGGAGAAAACCAAATGGTGCTGTTGGATGTTATTTTGCAGAAACCAATGATGCTGATAGTGTTACATGCTCTGTTGGTAGTTGTAGCGTAAGTAGTAACAATTTCTGTAGGTTGCCTCATTGCGTTTCCACAGGTCCTATTGAAGTTGTTGATGGTCAATGTAGTGATGCTGAATCTTTCTGTCCAAGGGGAGACGAGGGAGGAAATTGTCTCCTTCCTACGAAAGAGGAACTGGCTGCCTTGATTCATAAGATAAAGTTACATGCATACCGATGCACTTTGGAGGCCTTGCACGCATCAGGGCCTTTAAGTTGGGAACAAGAAGCTTTGGTGACAAATCTTCGTCTTTCACTTCATATATCTAATGATGAACATTTGATGGAGCTAAGAAACTTAATTTCCTCTGATAGTAACATTCCTATAAGATAA
- the LOC105773716 gene encoding uncharacterized protein LOC105773716 isoform X2: MRFKKGTKVEVLSKKEVPSGSWHCAEIISGNGHNYKVRYEAYSNAVDKTIVEMVSRKAVRPCPPALVVSDNWVPGDVVEVFDNFSWKMATILAILEKKYVLVRLLGSSLEFRVSKFDIRVRQSWQDNEWVVIGKGSGSCVDVKHGENSTLRCKQNSSSQFQNTIRRTNRHVRDECGPVNTKVNYRDSVIASSKTLKRGCYSQVEAHAAAGQKLRAVERNERLYRLVAANPSVLEQVDAVAFPRDMLGEKYVHSSLNDKTGLSEVHGDWRKPNGAVGCYFAETNDADSVTCSVGSCSVSSNNFCRLPHCVSTGPIEVVDGQCSDAESFCPRGDEGGNCLLPTKEELAALIHKIKLHAYRCTLEALHASGPLSWEQEALG; encoded by the exons ATGAGATTCAAGAAAGGGACCAAAGTAGAAGTCTTGAGCAAAAAGGAGGTGCCATCAGGCTCCTGGCATTGTGCTGAAATAATCAGTGGCAATGGCCACAACTATAAGGTTAGATATGAAGCCTATTCCAATGCTGTTGATAAGACAATTGTGGAGATGGTATCTAGGAAAGCTGTTAGACCTTGTCCTCCTGCATTAGTAGTTTCAGATAATTGGGTTCCTGGTGATGTTGTTGAGgtttttgacaatttttcttGGAAGATGGCAACAATTTTAGCGATTTTGGAGAAAAAGTATGTTTTGGTTAGGTTGCTTGGATCGTCTCTGGAGTTTAGGGTCAGTAAATTTGACATCCGTGTGAGACAATCATGGCAAGACAATGAGTGGGTTGTGATTGGAAAG GGTTCTGGTAGTTGTGTAGATGTTAAACATGGTGAAAATTCCACTCTTAGATGCAAGCAAAATTCTAGCTCCCAATTTCAAAATACCATTAGAAGGACAAATAGGCATGTCAGGGATGAATGTGGTCCTGTTAACACAAAGGTTAATTACCGAGATTCTGTTATTGCTTCCTCAAAGACTCTAAAGAGAGGATGCTACTCTCAGGTTGAAGCTCATGCTGCCGCTGGACAGAAGCTTAGAGCAGTTGAGAGAAATGAAAGATTGTATCGACTGGTTGCTGCAAATCCATCGGTTCTTGAACAGGTAGATGCCGTTGCTTTCCCAAGAGATATGTTGGGTGAAAAATACGTACATTCTTCTCTTAATGACAAAACTGGCTTGTCTGAAGTGCATGGAGACTGGAGAAAACCAAATGGTGCTGTTGGATGTTATTTTGCAGAAACCAATGATGCTGATAGTGTTACATGCTCTGTTGGTAGTTGTAGCGTAAGTAGTAACAATTTCTGTAGGTTGCCTCATTGCGTTTCCACAGGTCCTATTGAAGTTGTTGATGGTCAATGTAGTGATGCTGAATCTTTCTGTCCAAGGGGAGACGAGGGAGGAAATTGTCTCCTTCCTACGAAAGAGGAACTGGCTGCCTTGATTCATAAGATAAAGTTACATGCATACCGATGCACTTTGGAGGCCTTGCACGCATCAGGGCCTTTAAGTTGGGAACAAGAAGCTTTG GGTTGA